A single Thermaerobacter sp. FW80 DNA region contains:
- a CDS encoding DUF2267 domain-containing protein, with protein MGADAEAIYRDVQQRGRLGSVEEAAVVTRMTLQSLAEVLGQEGARALAAALPPELAAELGRAPARPDPLIDREVFVGRLVNRMDTEYGYDQTVGGLDLVAAYMDDDASTRLQAVFGALRRHLDPGTAQRVAAALPPEIRDWWDAS; from the coding sequence GTGGGTGCAGACGCCGAGGCCATCTACCGCGACGTGCAGCAGCGGGGCCGACTGGGCTCCGTGGAGGAGGCCGCCGTCGTCACCCGCATGACCCTGCAGAGCCTGGCCGAGGTCCTGGGCCAGGAGGGGGCCCGCGCCCTGGCCGCCGCCCTGCCGCCGGAGCTGGCGGCGGAGCTGGGCCGGGCGCCCGCGCGACCCGACCCCCTGATCGATCGGGAGGTCTTCGTGGGGCGGCTCGTCAACCGCATGGACACGGAGTACGGCTACGACCAGACGGTGGGCGGCCTGGACCTGGTGGCGGCCTACATGGACGACGACGCCTCCACCCGCCTGCAGGCGGTGTTCGGCGCCCTGCGGCGGCACCTCGATCCCGGCACCGCCCAGCGGGTGGCGGCGGCGCTGCCACCGGAGATCCGCGACTGGTGGGACGCCAGCTGA
- a CDS encoding aldehyde dehydrogenase family protein, which produces MAEIPAVVARARAAFPAWSRLPVHARVACVARLRRYIVRHRDELARVISADTGKPLVEALAHDLLTTADALKSMEKLAPKVLRRQRQPMSLLLFGKVPYVERKPYGCVLVVAPWNYPFNLAVVPAATALLSGNTVVLKPSEVTPAVGRAIEEALFAAGFPPGVVQVIHGGPEVGQAALDAGPDFVFFTGSTATGRRIAAAAARRLTPSVLELGGKDPMIVFPDADLRRAARAAVWGSLANGGQTCIGVERIYVHEAVKDRFVRLILEELARLRTVEPMGAGEEGGGAAAPAAPAEGVMAAASVQQDDTTPTDRSGGAPTGRPGAAPPDGPGGVPSQGPGATPSSGQDAAAPGRWTDAGRVVRDPDLDLGYMTTPRQVAVVREHVQDALARGARALTPVPSFDGRFVPPVVLVDVDPEARVMREETFGPVIAVAGFRSADEAVRLANDSPFGLGASVWTRDGRLAREIASRLEAGGVCINDVILHFAHPSLPFGGVKESGWGAYHGRAGLEAFTYPSAVLVEPGWLPGKLVSNLLWYPYRGKYKLFSWLMRIFCS; this is translated from the coding sequence GTGGCCGAGATCCCCGCCGTGGTGGCCCGGGCGCGGGCGGCCTTCCCCGCCTGGTCCCGGCTGCCCGTGCACGCGCGGGTCGCCTGCGTCGCCCGGCTGCGGCGGTACATCGTCCGCCACCGGGACGAACTGGCCCGGGTGATCAGCGCCGACACCGGCAAGCCCCTGGTGGAGGCGCTGGCCCACGACCTGCTGACCACCGCCGACGCGCTGAAGTCCATGGAGAAGCTGGCGCCCAAGGTGTTGCGCCGCCAGCGCCAGCCCATGTCCCTGCTCCTCTTCGGCAAGGTGCCCTACGTGGAGCGCAAGCCGTACGGCTGCGTCCTGGTGGTGGCCCCCTGGAACTACCCCTTCAACTTGGCGGTGGTACCGGCGGCCACCGCGCTGCTGTCGGGCAACACCGTGGTCCTCAAGCCGTCGGAGGTCACCCCTGCCGTCGGCCGGGCTATCGAAGAAGCGTTGTTCGCCGCCGGGTTCCCGCCGGGGGTGGTGCAGGTGATCCACGGCGGCCCGGAGGTGGGGCAGGCCGCCCTGGACGCGGGGCCCGACTTCGTGTTCTTCACCGGCAGCACCGCCACCGGCCGGCGGATCGCCGCGGCCGCGGCCCGCCGACTGACGCCAAGCGTGCTGGAGCTGGGCGGCAAGGACCCGATGATCGTCTTCCCCGACGCCGACCTCCGCCGGGCGGCGCGGGCGGCGGTGTGGGGGTCGCTGGCCAACGGGGGCCAGACCTGCATCGGCGTCGAGCGCATCTACGTCCACGAGGCCGTCAAGGACCGGTTCGTCCGCCTGATCTTGGAGGAACTGGCACGGCTGCGCACGGTCGAGCCGATGGGCGCGGGCGAGGAGGGGGGCGGGGCGGCAGCACCGGCCGCACCGGCCGAGGGCGTCATGGCGGCGGCGTCGGTCCAGCAGGACGATACGACGCCGACGGACCGGTCCGGAGGGGCGCCGACGGGCCGGCCGGGCGCGGCGCCTCCGGACGGGCCGGGCGGGGTGCCTTCCCAGGGGCCGGGTGCGACGCCGTCATCCGGACAGGACGCCGCCGCGCCCGGGCGGTGGACCGACGCCGGTCGGGTGGTGAGGGACCCGGACCTCGATCTGGGCTACATGACCACGCCGCGCCAGGTGGCCGTCGTCCGCGAGCACGTCCAGGACGCCCTGGCCCGCGGGGCCCGGGCGCTGACGCCCGTGCCCTCCTTCGACGGCCGGTTCGTCCCGCCCGTCGTGCTGGTGGACGTGGACCCCGAAGCGCGGGTGATGCGGGAGGAGACCTTCGGCCCCGTGATCGCCGTCGCCGGCTTCCGCTCGGCGGACGAGGCGGTGCGCCTGGCCAACGACTCGCCCTTCGGCCTGGGGGCCAGCGTCTGGACCCGCGACGGGCGGCTGGCCCGGGAGATCGCCTCGCGCCTCGAGGCCGGCGGGGTGTGCATCAACGACGTCATCCTCCACTTCGCCCATCCCAGCCTGCCCTTCGGCGGCGTCAAGGAGAGCGGCTGGGGGGCCTACCACGGCCGGGCGGGCCTGGAGGCCTTCACCTACCCGTCGGCGGTGCTGGTGGAACCCGGCTGGCTGCCGGGCAAGCTGGTCTCGAACCTCCTCTGGTACCCGTACCGGGGCAAGTACAAGCTGTTCTCCTGGCTCATGCGCATCTTCTGCTCTTGA
- a CDS encoding PH domain-containing protein — protein MSWIGRMMGHAGEADLDRVQQEYRILLAEGERIEAAYQVIRDLFIFTNKRLILVDKQGLTGKKVEYLSIPYRSINRFAVETAGHLDLEAELKIWLAGSREPLVKTFHRDLDIYYVQRLLATYVLR, from the coding sequence GTGAGCTGGATCGGCCGCATGATGGGCCACGCCGGGGAAGCCGACCTGGACCGGGTCCAGCAGGAATACCGCATCCTGCTGGCGGAGGGGGAGCGGATCGAGGCCGCGTACCAGGTGATCCGCGACCTCTTCATCTTCACCAACAAGCGCCTCATCCTGGTCGACAAGCAGGGACTGACCGGCAAGAAGGTGGAGTACCTGTCCATCCCGTACCGCAGCATCAACCGGTTCGCCGTCGAGACGGCGGGCCACCTGGATCTGGAGGCCGAGCTGAAGATCTGGCTGGCGGGTAGCCGGGAGCCGCTGGTCAAGACCTTCCACCGCGACCTGGACATCTACTACGTGCAGCGGTTGCTGGCGACCTACGTCCTTCGGTGA
- a CDS encoding metal-sulfur cluster assembly factor translates to MAEPVVTEDDIREALMDVIDPELGFNIVDLGLIYGITVDDGKVHIVMTMTTPGCPATNYLQEGTRERALAVPGVKDVEVQVVWSPPWTPDLMSDRAKRFFGLIEG, encoded by the coding sequence GTGGCCGAACCCGTGGTCACCGAGGATGACATCCGGGAAGCGTTGATGGACGTCATCGACCCCGAACTGGGGTTCAACATCGTCGACCTGGGGCTGATCTACGGCATCACCGTCGACGACGGCAAGGTCCACATCGTGATGACCATGACGACACCCGGCTGTCCGGCGACGAACTACCTGCAGGAAGGCACGCGGGAACGGGCGCTGGCGGTTCCCGGGGTGAAGGACGTGGAGGTCCAGGTGGTCTGGTCGCCGCCCTGGACACCCGACCTGATGAGCGACCGTGCCAAGCGCTTCTTCGGGCTGATCGAAGGCTGA
- a CDS encoding DUF2249 domain-containing protein yields the protein MFFRKGKGAGRGPAGEAAGPAAGGLPAAGGRPETGLRLPPAPAEPALTLDNRGLQPPEPMVRILSALDQLQPGQVLQAHNDRKPMFLLPHLDERGFAYAMAEQDDGTVIIRIWRSEAAPAPDGDGLAPVPAEPARGAPATGSLSAGSGSDGGPVGGRAQRPQQQAGAAAQDGEQVSVPGNPSGQEAVQEAVEPLVMDVRPYFARRQEPFRDIMANVARLKPGQPFVLIVGFEPVPLYWVMKRKGFQHRAERGPDGAWRVTFWRPER from the coding sequence ATGTTCTTCCGCAAGGGAAAGGGTGCCGGCCGGGGGCCCGCCGGCGAAGCCGCAGGACCGGCCGCCGGTGGCTTGCCGGCGGCCGGCGGGAGGCCCGAAACGGGCTTGCGGCTGCCGCCGGCCCCGGCAGAACCGGCCCTGACCCTGGACAACCGCGGGTTGCAGCCGCCGGAGCCCATGGTGCGGATCCTGTCGGCCCTGGACCAGCTTCAGCCGGGCCAGGTCCTGCAGGCCCACAACGACCGCAAGCCCATGTTCCTCCTGCCCCACTTGGACGAGCGCGGCTTTGCGTACGCCATGGCCGAACAGGACGACGGCACGGTGATCATCCGCATCTGGCGCTCCGAAGCGGCGCCTGCGCCGGACGGCGACGGCCTGGCGCCTGTGCCTGCTGAACCCGCCAGAGGAGCCCCGGCGACGGGTAGCCTATCCGCCGGCTCCGGCTCGGACGGAGGGCCTGTGGGGGGACGGGCGCAGCGGCCGCAACAGCAGGCAGGGGCGGCAGCGCAGGACGGGGAGCAGGTGAGTGTCCCCGGCAACCCGAGCGGGCAAGAGGCCGTGCAGGAAGCGGTGGAGCCCCTGGTCATGGACGTCCGGCCCTATTTCGCGCGGCGGCAGGAGCCGTTCCGGGACATCATGGCCAATGTGGCCCGCCTCAAGCCGGGCCAGCCCTTCGTGTTGATTGTGGGATTCGAGCCGGTGCCCCTGTATTGGGTCATGAAGCGAAAGGGCTTTCAGCACCGCGCCGAACGGGGGCCCGACGGCGCCTGGCGCGTCACTTTCTGGCGCCCCGAGCGTTAG
- a CDS encoding sulfurtransferase TusA family protein, which yields MASPAASPGPVAGETDDSLLGRYVNRYLLPRVALTVIGLASLIGVYLTLRMQGVPLWLVLPRWSGLVGLGILAGGTMWWSRFVVPRDTQPAAMARLAVAQARHYRPLAAGALVAALMGGGAWAAWMGPVAATRGWLGLWLLVIALHGTLVAATLALLSRPDREALEARRQALAVLVAAIALLITMAVLDAALTFGAYWPAWTLRVLHLGAFGLWLGGAVWNIFVAVPAARDELAFATVAASATQLERFRKRVRIFLPLLLVSGFAQAAAYAGWNPLAWTGSGVGQLALVKLGLVAVLFVIFITCPLWRACSPIKGMCDLEELAGPAAGTAPGGQPAPGRDHPGRLTRATVEGAVAAAPVRRLDRRGTGCAGFVHVEEALAAMAPGEVLELLSSDPISWWELPAWLEVHGHRLLFRERRRMWPWRYFRFLIQRGA from the coding sequence ATGGCAAGCCCTGCCGCGTCCCCGGGTCCCGTCGCCGGGGAGACGGACGATTCTTTGCTGGGGCGCTACGTCAACCGCTATCTGTTGCCACGGGTGGCGCTCACGGTCATCGGCCTGGCCTCCCTGATCGGCGTCTACCTGACCCTGCGGATGCAGGGCGTGCCGCTGTGGTTGGTCCTACCCCGCTGGTCGGGTTTGGTGGGCCTCGGAATTCTGGCCGGTGGCACCATGTGGTGGTCCCGGTTCGTCGTGCCCCGCGACACCCAGCCCGCGGCCATGGCGCGGTTGGCCGTCGCCCAGGCCCGGCACTACCGGCCCCTGGCAGCCGGCGCGCTCGTCGCAGCCCTGATGGGCGGGGGCGCCTGGGCGGCCTGGATGGGTCCCGTGGCTGCGACCCGCGGCTGGCTTGGGTTGTGGTTGCTGGTGATTGCCCTGCACGGCACCCTGGTGGCTGCCACCCTGGCCCTGCTCAGCCGGCCTGATCGGGAAGCGCTGGAGGCCCGGCGCCAGGCCCTGGCGGTGTTGGTTGCCGCCATCGCCCTGCTGATCACCATGGCGGTGCTGGATGCCGCCCTCACCTTCGGGGCCTACTGGCCGGCCTGGACCTTGCGCGTGCTCCACCTGGGGGCCTTCGGCCTCTGGCTTGGTGGTGCCGTGTGGAACATCTTCGTCGCCGTGCCTGCTGCCCGGGATGAACTGGCCTTCGCCACCGTGGCCGCCTCGGCCACCCAGCTGGAACGCTTCCGCAAGCGGGTTCGGATCTTCCTGCCGCTGCTGCTAGTCAGCGGCTTCGCCCAGGCGGCCGCCTATGCCGGCTGGAACCCGCTGGCCTGGACGGGGAGCGGGGTGGGCCAGCTGGCGCTGGTCAAGCTGGGGCTGGTGGCGGTCCTGTTCGTCATCTTCATCACCTGCCCGCTCTGGCGCGCCTGCTCGCCGATCAAGGGGATGTGCGACCTAGAGGAACTGGCCGGTCCGGCAGCCGGCACGGCACCGGGCGGCCAGCCAGCGCCCGGGCGCGATCATCCGGGACGCCTCACCAGGGCCACCGTGGAGGGCGCGGTAGCGGCTGCCCCGGTCCGGCGCCTGGACCGGCGCGGCACCGGGTGCGCCGGGTTCGTCCACGTAGAAGAAGCCCTGGCGGCCATGGCGCCGGGCGAGGTGCTGGAGCTTTTGAGTTCCGATCCCATCTCGTGGTGGGAGCTTCCGGCGTGGCTGGAGGTCCACGGGCACCGGCTGCTGTTCCGGGAGCGGCGCCGGATGTGGCCCTGGCGGTATTTCCGGTTCCTCATCCAGCGCGGCGCGTAA
- a CDS encoding DoxX family membrane protein, translated as MARDVFLEIHEPAPVRWLLAHPRAGWLWLVPRLWLGWQWLQAALGKLGDPAWTGAQAGAALQGFIQGALQRAGGPHPEVTGWYARFLRDVVLPNAASWAKLVAYGELLVGIALLAGMLTGIAAFFGSFMNFSFMLAGTSSSNPVMFAVATALVLAWRVAGWIGLDRWLLPLLGTPWQPGRAFRR; from the coding sequence ATGGCACGCGACGTCTTCCTCGAGATCCATGAGCCTGCGCCCGTGCGCTGGCTGTTGGCCCATCCCCGGGCGGGCTGGTTGTGGCTCGTTCCCCGCCTGTGGCTGGGGTGGCAGTGGTTGCAGGCCGCCCTGGGCAAGCTGGGTGATCCCGCCTGGACAGGAGCCCAGGCCGGCGCGGCCCTGCAGGGTTTCATCCAGGGTGCCCTGCAGCGCGCCGGGGGTCCCCACCCCGAGGTGACGGGCTGGTACGCCCGCTTCCTCCGCGACGTGGTCTTGCCCAACGCCGCCTCGTGGGCCAAGTTGGTCGCCTACGGGGAGCTGCTGGTGGGCATCGCCCTGCTGGCCGGCATGCTCACGGGGATTGCGGCCTTCTTCGGGAGCTTCATGAACTTCAGCTTCATGCTGGCCGGCACGTCCAGCAGCAACCCGGTGATGTTCGCCGTCGCCACCGCCCTGGTGCTGGCCTGGCGGGTGGCGGGATGGATCGGTCTGGATCGGTGGCTGCTCCCCCTTCTCGGCACGCCGTGGCAGCCGGGGCGCGCCTTCCGGCGCTAG
- a CDS encoding glycosyltransferase family 2 protein — protein sequence MLFVALLLAACTLSAALCIEALGARLRIRRLGDAPIGHRPHWPRVSIVVPAHNEEAHLEPAVRSLMAQDYPDLEIVLVDDRSEDRTGAMVDELARRDPRIRALHVRDLPPGWMGKNHAMWLGARAATGEWLLFTDADVHMHPDTVRRAVDHALRHGLDHLTVAPLLTVRGLVLAAWVGLFTLLFIASERPHRVRDPRCSHGVGVGAFNLIRRAVYEAIGTHRAIALRPDDDRQLGRQVKRHGYAQELLVGGERIRVAWYQTLGEALRGIEKNTLAGMDYRWDIALVGLAAVALAMLLPWIALILGAGWIRWTAAAAIIAIAVGYLLANPPPLWRGLLVLPVGSVVLVYGLARALVITALRGGIYWGGRFFPLEQLRQNTTHNASL from the coding sequence TTGCTGTTCGTCGCGCTCCTCCTGGCCGCGTGCACGTTGAGCGCGGCACTGTGCATCGAAGCCTTGGGCGCCCGTCTGAGAATCCGGCGCCTGGGCGACGCACCCATCGGCCATCGCCCGCACTGGCCACGGGTGTCCATCGTCGTGCCGGCCCACAACGAGGAAGCCCATCTGGAACCGGCCGTTCGCTCCCTCATGGCGCAGGACTACCCCGACCTCGAAATCGTGCTCGTGGACGACCGGTCCGAGGACCGGACCGGGGCGATGGTGGACGAACTCGCCCGCCGGGATCCCCGGATCCGGGCGCTCCACGTACGCGATCTTCCGCCGGGGTGGATGGGAAAGAACCACGCCATGTGGCTCGGGGCTCGAGCAGCCACGGGCGAGTGGCTCCTCTTCACTGACGCCGACGTCCACATGCACCCCGACACGGTCCGCCGCGCCGTGGATCACGCCCTTCGCCACGGACTCGACCACCTCACGGTGGCGCCCCTTCTCACGGTCCGCGGTCTGGTCCTCGCGGCCTGGGTCGGTCTCTTCACCCTGCTGTTCATCGCCTCGGAAAGACCCCATCGGGTCCGGGACCCAAGATGCAGCCACGGGGTCGGCGTCGGAGCGTTCAACCTGATTCGGCGCGCGGTGTACGAGGCCATCGGCACCCATCGTGCCATCGCGCTCCGTCCGGACGACGACCGGCAGCTGGGCCGGCAAGTGAAACGCCACGGCTACGCCCAGGAGCTGCTCGTCGGCGGGGAACGGATCCGCGTCGCCTGGTACCAGACGCTCGGAGAGGCGCTCCGCGGCATCGAGAAGAACACGCTTGCAGGGATGGACTACCGCTGGGACATCGCGCTGGTCGGGCTGGCTGCCGTCGCCCTGGCGATGCTGTTGCCATGGATCGCGCTGATCCTGGGCGCCGGGTGGATCCGGTGGACAGCCGCCGCCGCGATCATCGCCATCGCGGTCGGCTACCTGCTGGCAAACCCGCCCCCCTTGTGGCGCGGTCTTCTCGTCCTGCCGGTCGGGTCCGTGGTGCTGGTCTACGGTTTGGCGCGGGCGCTGGTGATCACCGCCCTCCGGGGCGGCATCTACTGGGGTGGCCGGTTCTTCCCCCTTGAGCAATTGCGGCAGAACACCACGCACAACGCCTCGTTGTGA
- a CDS encoding Mrp/NBP35 family ATP-binding protein, with protein MNKRDVLQQLVRVRLADGSSPLADGRIQDVLIEMHGERAHVAILIDENWDGGSPPADAQERLRQAVLAMPGVASVRIVPRPRPRARGVTVPGAAPAPGGGDAPARKLPEGLAGARFVAVASGKGGVGKSSVSVNLAVALARRGLRVAILDCDIYGFSVPALIGLERSPALDDNRKVIPGHGHGVDVMSMDFFVQNNSPVVWRGPMLGKALRQFLFDTAWNHPDVVVLDLPPGTGDMALDVQQQFPPMDVLIVTTPDPFAARVAERAGSMAVKMGHRVMGVVENMAYRECSGCGRREYLLGRGGGDAVAAALGTQVLARIPMEPPPPGLRTDGLFPPASAAGRAYEELAATVAARLGLNRQDAARPAGRSR; from the coding sequence ATGAACAAGCGCGACGTGTTGCAGCAGCTGGTCCGAGTGCGGTTGGCCGACGGCAGCAGTCCCCTGGCGGATGGCCGCATCCAGGACGTGCTCATCGAGATGCACGGCGAGCGGGCCCACGTGGCGATCCTGATCGATGAGAACTGGGACGGCGGCTCGCCGCCGGCCGACGCCCAGGAGCGCTTGCGGCAAGCGGTGCTGGCGATGCCGGGGGTCGCGTCGGTGCGCATCGTCCCGCGGCCGCGCCCCCGCGCCCGGGGCGTGACGGTCCCCGGCGCCGCGCCCGCTCCGGGGGGAGGGGACGCCCCGGCCCGCAAGCTGCCCGAGGGCCTGGCCGGCGCCCGCTTCGTCGCCGTGGCCAGCGGCAAGGGCGGCGTCGGCAAGTCCAGCGTCAGCGTCAACCTGGCGGTGGCCCTGGCCCGGCGCGGCCTGCGGGTGGCCATCCTGGATTGCGACATCTACGGCTTCAGCGTCCCCGCCTTGATCGGCCTGGAACGGTCGCCCGCCCTGGACGACAATCGCAAGGTCATTCCCGGTCACGGCCACGGCGTCGACGTCATGTCGATGGACTTCTTCGTCCAGAACAACAGCCCGGTGGTGTGGCGCGGGCCCATGCTGGGGAAGGCCCTGCGCCAGTTCCTGTTCGACACCGCGTGGAACCATCCCGACGTGGTGGTCCTGGACCTGCCCCCGGGCACGGGCGACATGGCCCTGGACGTGCAGCAGCAGTTCCCGCCCATGGACGTGCTCATCGTCACCACCCCCGACCCCTTCGCCGCCCGCGTGGCCGAGCGCGCGGGCTCCATGGCCGTGAAGATGGGCCACCGGGTGATGGGCGTGGTGGAGAACATGGCGTACCGGGAGTGCAGCGGCTGCGGGCGGCGCGAGTACCTGCTGGGCCGGGGAGGCGGCGACGCCGTGGCGGCGGCGCTGGGCACGCAGGTGCTGGCGCGCATCCCCATGGAACCCCCGCCGCCGGGCCTTCGCACCGACGGCCTGTTCCCGCCCGCATCGGCCGCGGGGCGCGCGTACGAGGAACTGGCCGCAACGGTGGCCGCACGACTGGGGTTGAACCGGCAGGACGCGGCGCGTCCCGCCGGGCGTTCCCGCTGA
- a CDS encoding multicopper oxidase family protein, which yields MTRGKTDRKRKAWWLLTGAVVVGLVVWAVAPQVGALGSGQAPAAPARGGASAGSGDAAGTGQTAAGHGSGSTAAPADYTIYPAGTGSEGQQPLPEGQQLAKYRVEDGVKVFELTALPVKWSVGDKEYEAWTFNGTVPGPQIRVKEGDRVRIIVKNQLPEPTVVHWHGLAVPNKMDGVPMVTQDPIPPGGRFVYEFVAKPAGTHMYHTHFNTMKQKGLGLYGTFIVEPKGPEPWKYDKEYSLMIGDGQLGYVINGKSFPHTPVIKLKLGETARFRLMNIGELVHPMHLHGADFTIIAKDGQPLPQPIKANTLDMMPGDTYDVLVNFDRPGTWVWHCHIISHVEDSHGNMLGLIQVLQVEE from the coding sequence ATGACGCGGGGCAAGACGGACCGGAAGCGCAAGGCATGGTGGCTCCTGACCGGGGCGGTGGTGGTCGGCCTGGTGGTCTGGGCGGTCGCCCCGCAGGTGGGCGCCCTCGGATCCGGCCAGGCGCCGGCCGCCCCGGCGAGGGGCGGTGCGTCGGCCGGAAGCGGGGACGCCGCGGGCACGGGGCAGACCGCGGCCGGCCACGGCTCCGGGAGCACGGCCGCGCCGGCGGACTACACGATCTACCCGGCGGGGACGGGCTCCGAGGGCCAGCAGCCGCTGCCCGAGGGGCAGCAGTTGGCCAAGTACCGGGTGGAGGACGGCGTCAAGGTCTTCGAGCTGACGGCGCTGCCGGTCAAGTGGTCGGTGGGCGACAAGGAGTACGAGGCCTGGACCTTCAACGGGACGGTGCCCGGTCCCCAGATCCGAGTGAAGGAGGGCGACCGGGTCCGGATCATCGTGAAGAACCAGCTGCCCGAGCCCACGGTGGTCCATTGGCATGGGTTGGCGGTCCCCAACAAGATGGACGGCGTGCCCATGGTGACCCAGGACCCCATCCCGCCCGGGGGCCGGTTCGTCTACGAATTCGTGGCCAAGCCGGCGGGGACCCACATGTACCACACCCACTTCAACACGATGAAGCAGAAGGGCTTGGGCCTGTACGGGACGTTCATCGTCGAGCCCAAGGGGCCCGAACCCTGGAAGTACGACAAGGAATACAGCCTGATGATCGGCGACGGTCAGCTGGGGTACGTCATCAACGGCAAGTCCTTCCCCCACACGCCGGTCATCAAACTCAAGCTGGGTGAGACGGCGCGCTTCCGCCTCATGAACATCGGCGAGTTGGTGCACCCGATGCATCTGCACGGGGCCGACTTCACCATCATCGCCAAGGACGGCCAGCCGCTGCCCCAGCCGATCAAGGCGAACACCCTGGACATGATGCCCGGCGACACCTACGACGTGCTGGTGAACTTCGACCGTCCCGGGACGTGGGTCTGGCACTGTCACATCATCTCCCACGTCGAGGACTCCCACGGCAACATGCTGGGCTTGATCCAGGTGCTGCAGGTGGAGGAGTAG
- a CDS encoding CopD family protein has protein sequence MRGYELVVFVHVLAAMVWVGGILFLSLVVVPASRRYPADVRARLFADVGHRFRVVGWTALAILAVTGAVQMAARGATLANVMDGSFFQTPWGRILGAKLLAVSLMMLLTAMHDFVAGPAVERAARAGGDPERLRRRAGRLARVTAILALIVVFLAVQLVR, from the coding sequence ATGCGGGGCTATGAGCTCGTGGTCTTCGTCCACGTCCTCGCGGCCATGGTCTGGGTCGGCGGCATCCTGTTCCTCAGCCTGGTGGTGGTGCCGGCGTCGCGCCGATACCCGGCCGACGTACGCGCCCGGCTCTTCGCCGACGTGGGGCACCGCTTCCGCGTGGTGGGGTGGACCGCCCTGGCCATCCTGGCCGTCACGGGCGCCGTGCAGATGGCGGCTCGGGGAGCCACCCTGGCCAACGTGATGGACGGCAGCTTCTTTCAGACGCCATGGGGTCGGATCCTGGGCGCCAAGCTCCTCGCCGTGTCCCTGATGATGCTGCTCACCGCCATGCACGACTTCGTCGCCGGGCCGGCGGTCGAGCGGGCGGCCCGCGCCGGCGGCGATCCCGAGCGACTGCGCCGCAGGGCGGGCCGCCTGGCTCGGGTGACGGCCATTCTGGCCCTGATCGTCGTGTTCTTGGCGGTACAGCTCGTGCGGTAG
- a CDS encoding DUF2249 domain-containing protein — translation MVPRDPDAAARIRAHHEAMMLAVDQRQEALMAAVRHGEPYRPALAELARYAREEVLRHAAAEEATLYVAATGRPAGRAMVAALTAEHGAIRAALERLEGARDALEAVAAAAALAALFKGHVAKENDVLLPMLLEEPAVDLAGLLQGMEGRLAAPDATADGGCPQTLDPERVGQDPAARTDGTESGEPVGRVGRAGTTSTDLPKPTDPPEGAPELDVRGYPPAQRHPVIFATFHALEPGQAFILVNDHDPKPLYYQFAAEHAGRFEWEYLERGPAAWRVRIGKVASGGQPDAPGAGGPGGLP, via the coding sequence ATGGTCCCACGGGATCCGGACGCGGCTGCGCGCATCCGCGCCCACCACGAGGCCATGATGCTCGCCGTGGACCAGCGCCAAGAGGCACTGATGGCCGCCGTGCGCCACGGCGAGCCGTATCGCCCCGCCCTGGCCGAACTGGCGCGCTACGCCCGGGAGGAGGTGCTGCGCCACGCGGCTGCCGAGGAGGCGACGTTGTACGTGGCGGCCACGGGCCGACCGGCGGGGCGGGCGATGGTGGCCGCCCTGACCGCTGAGCACGGCGCCATCCGCGCCGCCCTAGAGCGGCTCGAAGGCGCGCGCGATGCCCTCGAGGCCGTGGCCGCGGCCGCGGCGTTGGCCGCCCTCTTCAAGGGTCACGTCGCCAAGGAGAACGACGTGCTCTTGCCCATGCTCCTGGAAGAACCGGCCGTCGACCTGGCGGGGCTCCTCCAAGGGATGGAGGGACGCCTGGCGGCCCCCGACGCCACCGCTGACGGCGGCTGCCCTCAAACCCTCGACCCGGAGAGGGTGGGGCAGGACCCGGCCGCACGGACGGACGGGACGGAGTCGGGCGAACCGGTAGGGAGGGTCGGGCGAGCCGGCACGACGTCTACGGACTTGCCCAAGCCCACGGATCCGCCGGAAGGGGCGCCCGAGCTCGACGTGCGCGGCTACCCACCGGCCCAGCGCCACCCGGTGATCTTCGCAACGTTCCACGCCCTGGAACCCGGCCAGGCCTTCATCCTGGTCAACGACCACGATCCGAAGCCGCTCTACTACCAGTTCGCGGCGGAGCACGCCGGGCGGTTTGAATGGGAATACCTGGAGCGCGGTCCCGCGGCCTGGCGGGTTCGTATCGGCAAGGTCGCAAGCGGCGGCCAGCCTGACGCCCCAGGTGCCGGAGGGCCTGGTGGACTCCCCTAG